The region GCTTTTCCTGTCAACTGTGTGGACAATTGTTTCAAGATCAGTTATTGTTTTTCACGCATCTAAAAACACATTACGAACCGGAAAATATCGGTTCCAAGAAGGATGCAGACGGAGAGAAGAGAATCACCGTGACTAACTCCATCGATGTGGCCGAAAGCATTGATGCAGTGCAATTAGAGGGCaaaaaaccgaagccgaagTTGCCTCGTGTTAAGCACacgaaaatgttgaaaactgATCGAGTGTTCAAAGATTCCACTGTGACTGTCCCAACGCAGCAGAACTACGAAGGTGAGAACAATCTAACATCGAGTCAGGTGCAGACGAAACCACTTTTAAGTTGTACCCAAGGTGCTTCCATCAGTAGTAACGGTGTTGAGATAGATGCTGGTGAGTTTAGCGAAACGGAGGATATGCTCGAAGGCATACGGAATGTTGTACAACAAACGGTCGATAAAGATCCAGCTGAAGACTCATGCTTTAATCTAGAGGCGAAACAATGGTATCCCTCTTCGGTTACGGAGAATTCCGAATGTATCAGTGATAAGCAAAAAATAGTCGGTCCAATCACGGTTGAGGGATCGTCCACGAGCCATACTCGAGATGCCAGTACAAATGGGAGTGCGAGCACTTCTTCGTTCGATATGCTTTTCAACAAATCTCAAATAGACACTGGTGGTAAGTGTGTAATGATTTCGCATAATAATCCTCTATTAATCAATCATATGATCACCATTCCTTTACTTAGGACTCGTGGAAACTCTGGCAACATCGCACTATCAGGCATTGGGAACGGCACCTATAATAGAACTGCAACCATCGGAGAAATGTGACCTCCTACTGGAACCAATTGAGCCCAAACCGCTCATGGATAGCGGCGGCAAGACAGTGGCTACGGGTTCTCCAACATTCTTAGCGTATGCTTCGAGCCTTCTaccatcgatggaggcgcaaatCACGGAACCGTTTTCAAAAGttcaggaaacggaaacagctCAAGTTACTTCCATTCGTTGCATCCCTTTGCCCAATTTAAGGAACTCGGTAGAAGGACATGATGAAGGCAGTGCTAAACCCACTCAAATCATTTATGCAAATGCCCTACCTGCGGCAGATGatgaaaaggaacaaaatgCAATTTCCATGGATGGCCCTCTAGACGACACTATGGAAGAGGACAGTTATCCGGATGAAGATAATGAATGCGATAGTGAAGAATTGGATAATCTGTCAGCAAACGAACACGAGCCAGCGCTTGGCCAGACTGAAGAAAATGTACAACAATCGAATAAGGGACATGCAAAGGGGAAACGAAAAAACCGTAAAGTACAACCGGGTGATGGGACTGGTGGAACTGGCAACAACCAGTCGAAAACGACCAAATATCTCTGCCAAGTGGATGGATGTGGACGACAGTTCAACTCTAACACGGCCTTCCAGTACCACCGTTTACAGCACACCGGCGAGCGGCCCCATAAATGTACCGTCTGCGGAAAGTGCTTCATCACCTGTAGCGCCCTGAAGGTTCACGAGCGGCTGCACTCGGGCGAAAAGCCCTACAAATGTGACCAgtgtggccattgtttccGGCAGTGGGGTGATCTGAAGTATCACAACATTTCGATCCACTCGAACGAGAAAAGCCACAAGTGTGAATTCTGTGGCAAACAGTTTGCACGCCGTTATTCCCTTTCCCTGCATCGGCGGATTCACACGAACGAGAAAAACTTTATCTGTGAGTACTGCAACAAAGGGTTCCGGGCGAGCACGTACCTGCAGACACATCGGAGAATACATACGGGCGAAAAGCCACACCAATGTACGATATGTCATAAGAAATTCCGGTGCCACGGTGACATTAATAGGCATTTAAAAACACACGAGCGCATCAAGGGTAAAGGCAAACAGCAAGAGCAATCGACTGCTAATACGGATGATGCGCCGAAAGTGTCTGAAACGCAGCAGCGTTCAAATGTAATTGATTTGACtaaatcgaaaccgaagcgagcgaaaaggGCAGCGGCGCCAAAAGCCAGCGTCCTCGAGTAAAAGGAGTGCGATTTAGCACTGAATGCATGAGCAAAGGAGAATAAATTTTAAACTAAATTATGATACAACGTGTAGGTtcattccgtttgtttgtctcaTGTATCCTTTATTCAACCGTGAAGCCTTCAGTACTCCAATCatcaaccaatcgatcgatcatcattcCATTGGAATGGTCAATAGTTTGTAATTTGCTCGGTTTTCactaaatgtttctttttttagtgGCAGCGATTTTCATTGCCAACAGTTGCACAGCTATTGCGACGGATAACGGAAAACAAGGATCGATTTCCAGCGTTGGTTGTCGTGAGGTTCCGCTTATCGTGACTAAGTCGTGGCCCGCTGTCGCTTCCGGATAAGGGTACGTTTTGACCGGCCCGGCATTGCACAACGTTTCTAaccgaaacaacacaacagcctGGAGATTACTGGCAGCTTATTTAAACAAGaaactgaaaatgaaaacgtgACGTTACCGTGTTACTATCAGTCAGTTTCAACTGTAAGTCCGGCGCCAATATTACTTACCTGTACGGGTAGCCTTGAGCTTTGGAACGGAATATGGAAAGAATGAGTGAGAAGAAGACAACCACTAAGAACAACCCTACGATGGCCGTAACTTTGCTTTTGCGATTATCATTCTGCCAACCGGCCTCCGTAAGTAGCACCATTCCCAACACTATCATTGCATCTGTAAAACGAAGAAACACCGGGTATCCGGTGGTTAGTACCACCATCCAATTCGTCACGCGCGACGCGAACTTACTCAAAAACATAACTATGTACGTTTCGATCACCAGCTGGCCCTGTGATGATCCGTGAACGTACGCAATGCCACCGTTTTGGCTTTTGTGTACAAACGGTGGGCTTCGAATGTGGTTCCACATTTGGCCGGAAACCATTGCGAAGCAGAAAATGACGGCAAGCAGCGCCCACATTTGCTTGTTGTACAGAAAGTCCAAATTATTCCGGCGAAGATACAGGAAGCCGCCGATGAAGAGCGTTAGCATGAGGACAGCCGCCGTCGCCGAGTAGTTCGGAGGACGGAAGATGCGGATCTGGATATCGGTTCGCTCCTGAATCCATTTACCGATCACCTCGGCCGAAACACCGACTCGCTGAATGTCCATGGTATCGGCGGCCTTCGGTTTACCCTTGGCCGGGAAGTGGATAAAGACCGGGGCCGTGTTGAGGCGCAGCAGCTGGAACACATCCGATCCCTCGTCAAAGTCGACCATCGCGAAGAACAGCTTATTGGAGTATGTCTGCGAGTACCGGTACGAATTGGCCACAATCGTGTACTCGTCGTGCGCATGCCGGCAGATCACGCACTGCCGTGCTGGCGCCATCGCCGTGAACATCACGACGACGGAGTAGTTACGTGGAGCCGACTTTACAAAGTCCCGGAACTTGTTCCCGTTGAACCGCATCACGGGCCGCTTGTTGTTCAtgtcgagcagctgctgcaccttaTCCGATAAGGATTGTTGGCCCTGTGAATCAGCAAACTGCCGTTAATACCCGCAACCGGCACAGTTTTCACGACGAGAAGCTGCTACTTACGCCTCGGGCATTTTTCGATGCCTGACTGTTCACGTACTGGCAGAGGCACAGTGCCACGATGGCCAGCACGGCTAGGTTGACGATGAGCTTCATTTCGTgtggacacgcacgcacggccaCCGGAGAAAACGAAAGGAATCCAGGAAAAGTACTTTTTTCCACAGCTTTGCTGGCGCTGCCCGGATGCCGTGACGATGTGACGTGTACTTTTGGGACGATCGAGATAAACAATCGACCAAACTGTCGGTCGACGAATCGCAGGAATCGATGAATGttttaaggtgcttattctgtaactttcgattacgatggcctcaggcgttcgattcatttggttcattttgtgttcatttggtgttcacgatcgcctgcatgtcgagtgcatttttgtggtcgacagctggcgttctgtttacatcgagcatcgagcatctgaaaaacagttatagcgtcctgattgtgcatcaataatttctttctgctaatcgtatactattattacaaaggttaagtcgtttttataccgaaaaaaacaagttaattaacagtttttttacttcaaactgtcattttgaattgtttattgttttcgaaacgtttcgaaattcgcatgaatcatcgaacgcctgaggccatcgtaatcgaaagttacagaataagcacctaaaattCCTCTTTTCTCCtaaaatttcattaattctTACCTAATTCGTGTGTTGAATAATTAACCAAGTTTCGGTGAAAATTCAACGCCATTATATTTCAgagttttattcaaatttaaatgaGACTCTTATTTTGTATAAAAATATACCTAAGCTTGAACTAATTTAGACAAAAATCTATATGCCTATGCTGCCAAACCGTTGATCAGTGGcgtttgttcgcttttctttgCTCGTTCGAGCGGATGAAAATTAGATTTAAAAAAGTGCCTTAAGTGAAAAgtaaatggaggcgccaccaTTGGACGCACAATGAAGAAAAGCACTAAGAAACCATTCCTACTGTGGACGTAGCGGTGACCACGAACGCCATGGCCTGTTTACTGCCTGATGGTGAATGGAACCGCTGGCACTCACTCGAATATCAACGAACCTGAGGCATAGCTAACGCTGGAGTCTTTCTTATCACAGCACTGATTGCTTTGGTCGTACTTCAGGAATTTGAAGCTCATACGGTGACCACGGCGCTTCAGCTCTTCGACGGACTGCATCAGCACACCGATCGGATGGCGCCCGCAAATGGTATTGTTGTACTTTCGCAAATACTCGCTAAAGCTGTCCGCGTTAAGCGTTTCGATGAGATCCATGCCCATCTTGTCCAGCGTTTCGATCCACTTGTAGATCGGACCGGAACCTTCCTCGTAGTACGTGTAGCGAAACCTCTGCCCCCAGTGGCAAAAGTCCGACGAGATAACGAACAGATTCTGCGGATCCGCCAGGTACGGTGCGAAGATCTTCCCATAGATCTCCTCCCACTCATTGGTGATGGAACCAACCATGACGGGTACAATCGTGAATTGATCCCTGAAACTAATTCGAACCACGTAAGTAACGTGCTAAACTGGCTGGCCGTCTGGCCGATTGCTAGTCGCCAGCGGGGAAACACTTACCTTTCCATCACTTTGGCCACGTAAGGAAGGTGCATCTCGATGCTGTGCTCGTCTTCGTCCGTCTTCTGGTCCATCCATTTGAAATGGCCGGTCGCTTCGAGCTCGGCGTTGATGGTCTGGTCCACCTTCAGATCGTACAGCGGAGTGCGGCAATACTGAGCGGCAGAGAGGGCACAGCGGGACAGTCGCACATGGTGCGATGGGCCCAAAATGAACACACGTTTTCTGCAAAATACATCGTACAACTCGTTGGCAATCGTAGGCTCCGGGACTGCTCCTTCTCATCAGGTGCAACACTTACACAACGGCTGGACTTATCTGTCGGTAAGCCCAGGCACCGCAGGCCCCGCAGTAGCGATAGCCCGCATGAGGAGCAATGATGGCACGGGCAGGACCATAGGTAAGATCGGCATCGTCTAACCACTTCCCAAGCTGGCGATTCAGTTCCGACCCTGCACAAAGGAGGAAACTGGTCAGAGAACTGTTGGCTACACGATGACCGTGAAGTCGTTCTCACCTGACTGCGTGTACCAGCTACCAGCGTGCGATGCTTCGCGATACATTTTCCTACCTTGAATCGACTTCGAAACTAAGCCCGTCCTGCACAGAATCTTTGGCGATGCTCCTGCTGTAACTTCGACCGACTTCCGGAGCAAAAAAGTGAAAGTGCCTTCCCTTTGTGAGAATATCTATCGCCTTCGCTGGCAGGAACCCCCGATTGTCTTACAGCAGTTCGGTGAACGGTAAGCTAGTGCGGAACACTGGCTGGCACTTGCTAGATCATTAGTCAGTGATTTAGTATCTAGTGATATAGTACAGCCAGTAACTGGGAGGTTTTTATTCTGCGGATGGTTTTGCAGAAAGCGAACTGGAAGGTAAACATCTGGGACCCAGCCCTCGTCCGTCAAATTGTGGGTGCACGTTTACCAGCGAACCATTCGTCCCATTTTATTCTTTAAAATGTTGTTTGCTACGTTTGGCTTCTTGTTTGGTGTTAAGTATGACCAATCAAAAGTATTTCTTACTGTACCCATGGACAGTTTGCCATAAAACATGATTAAAACCTTGATTGGAATCAATTTACTGTTCACCTTGCAGGCATAAACATGTTCCGATAGTACACCATGGTGTATAGCGGCCTGATGGGCTGGCTGCACGCACAACACAGAAGTTTAGAAACAAGCAGGCGGCGGAGTGAAACAAGAACCTGCCGAGGTAACCGTTAGCCCATCCTTCTGGTCCAAATTAAGATCTGCGTTTTGTGGTGGTCCCCACGGCCCACGGAAACACCAAGCTAGTTGCTTGTACGAGTTATCTAGTTAAAAAATATTGTGTGCGCGTTGTACGAGCAATTTGCGTGCCGTTCCTTCGTTCGAAGCGCTTCTTATTCCGTGAATAAACAGATGAAAGTGAATTTTAAGATGTCCGTTCTTTAGCAGCGAGCGTCGTGATAGAATATTTCTTCCCCCGCAGGTGAGAACGCGGCCGGGTCTGGTTTGTGTTCGTAACGGCATCGTATCCGCGGTCGGACGAcctgtttttcggttttcctccTGGTGTGTGGGGGAACACGGGAAAAAATCGGCTCCGTTTCGATGCGTGCGCCGCATTTAAGAAAACTCCTCTCTACCAGGGCGGGGTAGCTTCTGGTTTCGGTCGACACATATCTTGCCGTCGCACCAGACCGGAGGCTGCTTCCCTGCATGGCTTTCCTTCCCTTTAACCCGGCGCTGAAAAATATGTCGTTTTAGCGTTACCCTGGCAACGGTACTTGAACGCAACATCACAGCAACCCCGGCCGGCTgtggtgcgttcgtgcgtgcgtgagttgTGTGATGAGCAgtgaaaaataggaaaagctGCCGCATAAAGTGAAGAATATCGGAGTGAAGGTGCGAGTGTAgcatgaagaagaagcaacgcCAACCGGTCCCGGTGCGCTAAAGTGTTATTTCCGAGTGCGTCTGGTCACGCCCCATCTCACGGCTGGCCGGGACATCTGTGGGAATCGtctgtcgccgtcgtcgtcgtcgaccgacGGGCTTCCGGTGTTGATCGAAATATGGCCGTTGCCTGTCTGAAAGCATCTCAATCGATCACTGTTGGGTACGCAGGACCGGCGCAGTCGTcgatgcatcatcaccatcatcaccagctcgGGGCAATGAACGGTATCGGGGGCGCCGGCACCATCGGGGGTGGACATCTGCAGAGCCAGCTCACGCGCTCGCTGGAGCGCATCCTCGAGGATGCCCATCTCAGCGGCGAGCTAAAGCTGAGCGGCCGCAAGCTGAAGGACTTCCCGAAGGCAGCCGGCAAATACAATCTCAGCGACACCGTTATTGCAGGTGAGCAATGAATtgaacttctttttttcggttaattttaattaaactcctGTGCATCGATGTACCAAAGAAACAGGGCGACCAATAGAAGATGCTACCGCAAACAGCAAGCCATGAACAGCGTAGTCCCCTTTCCCCTTCACGAAACATTCTTAACGAGATCTTGTGGTGCTTCTCCCTTGTGCTCTGCGGTACCACGCGGTAGACTTTGCTTATTGATGGTGGCCAATTTTAAATGTCCGCAAAACAAGTGCCCGatgaaaagagggaaaacattTGCGACGATTGCGACTGGTTATGTCGCTCGAGTGggaaaatcgttaaaaataaattattcccaGGCTGTGCAAGCCTAGCACTGGTCTATTGCCCATAGACCAAAGGTAGACATTGCCCCTAGACCGAGGAAGCTAGACGTGGATCGAAGAATGTGAAACAAATTCCGTTTACCAATCCTTGGGGCACCGACTAGCCGCCAATCGTACATTTATGATAGCTAGCCCCTGGGGGTTTTGATTAGCTTTCTAGAAACAAAACGCATCGTTCGGACAACGTGGAGAAGGTAAAACGATTCAGATTTCGGACTCTTAtctgttttgatttctttgTAGTACCACCGACGGCCGAGAACGGCGACGATAATCCCtctattttattgcaaaacagttttatggtttgtttggtgGCGCCATTCGAGGTCGCACCGGATCCCAGACAACCTGCTTTTCAGGCGCTGCTGGGCTGTTGGCAGGACAAACCTGCACATCGGAACGGCGAAATCGATTCGAGAATGGCAacgaaagacagagagagggagcaagagCGAGAGGTAGCCTTTTCTTTGACCTTCCTTGGACTCGGAGACCGTGCAGAAAAGTATGAAATGAGGACATACGAAATGAGGCAACCAATATTCCCTACTTACGTAAACCCACCACTTCGGGCCCACCAGCCGGTCAGCCGGTGGCTGTCggattggttggtggttgcgttCGTTCAGATGCCAACGAAAGAAACCACCTCGTCTGTGCCACTGGTCAGCAGGACCCTCTCCATCCGCTTCGCCTTGTATTTCTCCGGTCTGTGAAGCGAGCGTTAACGGCACCGCCTCTAGGGAAAGGGTCaatgcgcacgcacacgcaccgcCAGctgtccggtggtccggttttACGAACCGGAGTGGTAGATACACATCGGCGTGACCCAAAAGCGCACTCTACCAGCATCGGCAGTTAATTGTTGAGCTTCAGAGTCAAGCGAATGCCAAGGGCCCCAACCGTGCGTTAATTGAGTGTAGCGCTTG is a window of Anopheles aquasalis chromosome 2, idAnoAquaMG_Q_19, whole genome shotgun sequence DNA encoding:
- the LOC126580966 gene encoding protein MEMO1, producing MYREASHAGSWYTQSGSELNRQLGKWLDDADLTYGPARAIIAPHAGYRYCGACGAWAYRQISPAVVKRVFILGPSHHVRLSRCALSAAQYCRTPLYDLKVDQTINAELEATGHFKWMDQKTDEDEHSIEMHLPYVAKVMESFRDQFTIVPVMVGSITNEWEEIYGKIFAPYLADPQNLFVISSDFCHWGQRFRYTYYEEGSGPIYKWIETLDKMGMDLIETLNADSFSEYLRKYNNTICGRHPIGVLMQSVEELKRRGHRMSFKFLKYDQSNQCCDKKDSSVSYASGSLIFE
- the LOC126569050 gene encoding tumor suppressor candidate 3, with translation MKLIVNLAVLAIVALCLCQYVNSQASKNARGGQQSLSDKVQQLLDMNNKRPVMRFNGNKFRDFVKSAPRNYSVVVMFTAMAPARQCVICRHAHDEYTIVANSYRYSQTYSNKLFFAMVDFDEGSDVFQLLRLNTAPVFIHFPAKGKPKAADTMDIQRVGVSAEVIGKWIQERTDIQIRIFRPPNYSATAAVLMLTLFIGGFLYLRRNNLDFLYNKQMWALLAVIFCFAMVSGQMWNHIRSPPFVHKSQNGGIAYVHGSSQGQLVIETYIVMFLNAMIVLGMVLLTEAGWQNDNRKSKVTAIVGLFLVVVFFSLILSIFRSKAQGYPYSFLFK
- the LOC126569049 gene encoding uncharacterized protein LOC126569049, giving the protein MMTSSLHHGNMDHLEHQDEHELQMNLSKELLRSGIAAVESSAIQFIASAPVGSHTREQEYIESSLLGTDLLSSHLPTHTLNDYITSVPCSSSGSLSSLQPTMLEHHYRTFLSDDLQSLVEVSGIHSVSDAADRKLFQQYGNKSSTNTMGSSNETAVIVTGSKEIPSFGTITTYDKLLNMAQPPSPIPGGLAQISGAIDGYVHFALPGGETYDLIGNSITTSHHHQEQHDVHNPYGLHHLHHHTQHHHHQQQPQQHTQNAKELPVLVNTSIALGQTFIPCSQSSLQPSDASTMKMLSSTIIPVSTTIAEPTHLHDGTTLSMSPLRSEAEHSKSYYTSTHLPSFLTNKERSNVALVDAAVLNDIGSEVSDSEARIDETDTDCLTPMDIVSQTMPLAAQESINLPHKKRLSKKIGDTKDTFSSGEPNQSPSVLNETRVTVIATESTVMREETAQQPAMLQSGQTQPDESHTTKSTEALSRQEPGTTIVCFSCQLCGQLFQDQLLFFTHLKTHYEPENIGSKKDADGEKRITVTNSIDVAESIDAVQLEGKKPKPKLPRVKHTKMLKTDRVFKDSTVTVPTQQNYEGENNLTSSQVQTKPLLSCTQGASISSNGVEIDAGEFSETEDMLEGIRNVVQQTVDKDPAEDSCFNLEAKQWYPSSVTENSECISDKQKIVGPITVEGSSTSHTRDASTNGSASTSSFDMLFNKSQIDTGGLVETLATSHYQALGTAPIIELQPSEKCDLLLEPIEPKPLMDSGGKTVATGSPTFLAYASSLLPSMEAQITEPFSKVQETETAQVTSIRCIPLPNLRNSVEGHDEGSAKPTQIIYANALPAADDEKEQNAISMDGPLDDTMEEDSYPDEDNECDSEELDNLSANEHEPALGQTEENVQQSNKGHAKGKRKNRKVQPGDGTGGTGNNQSKTTKYLCQVDGCGRQFNSNTAFQYHRLQHTGERPHKCTVCGKCFITCSALKVHERLHSGEKPYKCDQCGHCFRQWGDLKYHNISIHSNEKSHKCEFCGKQFARRYSLSLHRRIHTNEKNFICEYCNKGFRASTYLQTHRRIHTGEKPHQCTICHKKFRCHGDINRHLKTHERIKGKGKQQEQSTANTDDAPKVSETQQRSNVIDLTKSKPKRAKRAAAPKASVLE